A region from the Aerosakkonema funiforme FACHB-1375 genome encodes:
- a CDS encoding response regulator: MLDLFRMEVEAQAAILNENLLALENQPSSAKELEALMRAAHSIKGAARIVEIDAAVNLAHIMEDCFVAAQSQRITLTPDDIDVLLRGVDMLANISSVENGGLEGFLQENESEIAATRAEIAAILTPGAEKKERTGERESQKSKVKSQNSSSSLSPPPSPSPSSSTPPPPVSPTPPVPQSSIPPEPPEAPAAPEMEEVPSIGNSSMLELFRLEVDAQTKILNDGLLALESQPDSLRELEALMRAAHSIKGAARIVAIDAAVNLAHVMEDCFVEAQKQTITLAADSIDILLRGVDLIQNISQMEPAELGIWLKENRQEIETTRQEISAILTPGSAPVPRKKAEPANGQSDTGKVTAQEQTAPIDAKTETQTDASAQQEQQIQSAALVAQTASAKETSAAKQIVKSPPTSIGPAKESKAAPIPTKDSNKDRVVMVSAENLNRIMGLAGETLIEASWLQPYADSLMMLKKRQQELSKVLENLQEACGKSHVDRQTENILKAARDKERECREILLERIHTLELYAGRTANLSDRLYREVIASHMRPFADGVQSFPRMMRDLARKLGKQVNFEIVGKATPVDRDILKKLEAPLTHILRNALDHGLEMPDDRIAVGKSPEGTIKLEATHRSGMLAVTISDDGRGMNLEQLREKIVRKKLASPEMAAKFTESELLEFIFLPGFSTAAQVTEISGRGVGLDIAKSMAHEVGGTVRASSVPGKGMNFYFQLPLTLSVIRTLLVEISGEPYAFPLARIEQLVMLDKSEIAVAENRQYFTLNGENIGLIAAYQVLELPPSSFKSDALPVVVIGDQSNRFGMVVDKFLGERDLVVRPLDPRLGKVQDIGAAALMGDGSPILIVDVIDLVRSIDNLLNTKDEELQQVSDDDGDGKLIEKKKRILVVDDSITVREMERKLLENKGYMVEVAVDGMDGWNAVRTNHYDLVVSDIDMPRMNGIEFVGQIKNHPKLNSIPVIIVSYRDKEEHRIQGLEAGADYYLTKSSFQDDSFFKAVIDLIGEP; the protein is encoded by the coding sequence ATGCTGGATTTGTTCCGGATGGAAGTGGAAGCCCAGGCAGCAATATTAAACGAAAATTTGTTGGCGCTAGAAAACCAACCCTCCTCTGCAAAAGAACTGGAAGCTTTAATGCGGGCTGCTCATTCGATTAAAGGAGCAGCTCGCATTGTCGAAATTGATGCCGCCGTTAACCTGGCGCACATCATGGAAGACTGCTTCGTCGCCGCGCAAAGCCAACGCATTACTTTGACTCCGGATGACATCGACGTACTGCTGCGCGGCGTCGATATGCTCGCAAATATTAGCAGCGTGGAAAACGGAGGTTTAGAGGGTTTCTTACAGGAAAATGAATCGGAAATTGCAGCGACAAGGGCAGAAATTGCTGCCATTCTGACGCCGGGAGCCGAAAAGAAGGAGAGAACGGGAGAACGGGAAAGTCAAAAGTCAAAAGTCAAAAGTCAAAATTCCTCCTCTTCCCTCTCCCCTCCTCCTTCTCCCTCTCCTTCTTCCTCCACCCCCCCGCCCCCTGTTTCCCCTACTCCTCCAGTCCCGCAGTCCTCCATTCCCCCTGAGCCTCCCGAAGCACCAGCTGCTCCCGAAATGGAAGAAGTTCCCAGTATTGGCAATAGCTCGATGCTGGAATTATTTCGTTTGGAAGTAGACGCACAAACAAAGATATTAAATGATGGTTTGCTAGCCCTAGAAAGCCAACCGGATTCTTTGAGAGAATTGGAAGCGCTGATGCGAGCTGCCCATTCGATTAAAGGAGCTGCTCGCATTGTTGCGATCGATGCTGCGGTTAACCTGGCTCATGTCATGGAAGACTGCTTTGTGGAGGCACAGAAACAAACTATTACCCTGGCCGCAGATAGTATTGATATCCTGTTGCGAGGCGTCGATCTGATCCAAAATATTAGCCAGATGGAGCCAGCAGAGTTGGGCATTTGGCTAAAAGAAAATCGCCAAGAAATTGAAACGACAAGACAAGAAATTAGCGCTATCCTGACCCCTGGATCTGCACCAGTTCCGCGCAAAAAAGCAGAGCCTGCAAATGGGCAATCGGATACGGGAAAGGTAACAGCACAAGAGCAAACCGCCCCTATAGACGCCAAAACCGAAACCCAGACAGACGCTTCTGCACAACAAGAGCAACAAATACAATCAGCCGCCTTAGTTGCCCAAACTGCCTCTGCAAAGGAAACTAGCGCTGCCAAACAAATCGTGAAGAGCCCCCCCACATCTATTGGGCCTGCCAAAGAGTCAAAAGCAGCGCCAATACCCACCAAAGACTCAAACAAAGATCGGGTGGTGATGGTAAGCGCAGAAAACCTCAATCGGATCATGGGGTTAGCGGGTGAAACTCTGATTGAGGCGAGTTGGTTACAGCCTTATGCCGATTCTTTGATGATGCTCAAAAAACGGCAACAGGAATTATCTAAAGTTCTCGAAAATTTACAGGAAGCTTGCGGAAAAAGCCACGTCGATCGACAAACCGAAAATATTCTGAAAGCGGCTCGCGATAAAGAGCGGGAATGTCGGGAAATTCTGTTGGAGCGCATCCACACCCTAGAATTATATGCCGGTCGCACGGCTAACTTGAGCGATCGCCTCTACAGGGAAGTAATTGCCTCCCATATGCGTCCCTTTGCGGACGGCGTGCAAAGCTTTCCTCGGATGATGCGGGATCTCGCCAGAAAACTGGGCAAACAAGTTAACTTTGAAATCGTCGGCAAAGCTACACCAGTCGATCGAGATATTCTCAAAAAATTGGAAGCTCCTCTCACCCACATTTTACGGAATGCTCTCGATCACGGTCTGGAAATGCCTGACGATCGCATCGCAGTCGGCAAATCCCCAGAAGGAACCATCAAACTGGAAGCCACCCACCGCAGCGGAATGTTAGCCGTCACCATTTCTGATGATGGTAGGGGAATGAACCTGGAGCAATTACGCGAAAAAATCGTCAGAAAGAAGCTGGCTAGCCCTGAGATGGCAGCTAAGTTTACCGAAAGCGAGTTGTTAGAATTTATCTTTTTGCCAGGGTTTTCCACTGCCGCTCAAGTCACGGAAATTTCCGGACGCGGTGTTGGTTTGGATATCGCCAAGAGCATGGCCCACGAAGTCGGCGGCACCGTGCGGGCAAGTTCCGTACCCGGAAAAGGGATGAATTTTTACTTCCAATTGCCCCTCACTCTGTCCGTTATTCGCACTTTATTAGTAGAAATATCCGGCGAACCTTACGCTTTTCCCCTAGCGCGGATCGAACAGCTGGTGATGCTGGATAAATCGGAAATAGCCGTGGCGGAAAATCGCCAATATTTCACCCTCAATGGGGAAAATATCGGACTGATAGCTGCCTATCAAGTTTTGGAATTGCCGCCATCTTCATTCAAGTCAGATGCGCTACCAGTTGTGGTAATTGGCGATCAATCAAACCGTTTTGGCATGGTGGTAGATAAATTCTTGGGCGAACGCGACTTAGTAGTCCGACCTTTAGATCCCCGCCTGGGCAAAGTCCAAGATATCGGTGCCGCCGCCCTCATGGGAGATGGTTCTCCGATTTTAATTGTGGATGTAATAGACTTGGTGCGCTCCATTGATAACCTGCTCAACACTAAAGACGAAGAATTGCAGCAGGTCAGCGATGATGATGGTGATGGCAAATTGATAGAAAAGAAGAAGCGTATCTTGGTAGTTGATGACTCGATTACCGTGCGGGAAATGGAACGAAAGCTCTTGGAAAACAAAGGTTATATGGTTGAAGTTGCAGTCGATGGTATGGATGGTTGGAATGCAGTTCGCACCAATCACTATGACTTAGTTGTGAGCGACATTGATATGCCGCGCATGAATGGAATTGAATTTGTCGGCCAGATCAAAAATCATCCGAAGTTGAATTCAATTCCCGTGATTATTGTTTCCTACAGAGACAAGGAAGAACACCGAATTCAAGGATTGGAAGCTGGGGCGGATTATTACTTAACCAAGAGTAGTTTCCAGGATGATAGCTTCTTCAAAGCAGTCATAGATTTGATTGGCGAACCTTAA